In Streptomyces sp. TS71-3, the following proteins share a genomic window:
- the yidD gene encoding membrane protein insertion efficiency factor YidD: MKYPLLALIKLYQWTISPLLGPVCKYYPSCSHYGYEAIDRHGAVKGTALTAWRILRCNPWSLGGVDHVPPRKRPRWHEMLRDAWRTRKGGPSAAGEPSGDHPAETQSPVAETPTHAQGA; the protein is encoded by the coding sequence ATGAAGTACCCACTGCTCGCCCTGATCAAGTTGTATCAGTGGACGATAAGCCCGTTGCTGGGGCCTGTGTGCAAGTACTACCCGTCGTGCTCCCACTACGGATACGAGGCCATCGACCGGCATGGTGCGGTCAAGGGCACGGCACTGACCGCCTGGCGCATCCTGCGCTGCAACCCTTGGTCGCTCGGTGGCGTGGATCACGTACCACCGCGTAAGCGTCCACGATGGCACGAAATGCTGCGTGACGCATGGCGTACACGCAAGGGCGGGCCTTCCGCCGCCGGCGAGCCTTCCGGGGACCACCCCGCCGAGACCCAGAGCCCGGTCGCCGAGACCCCGACCCATGCGCAAGGAGCCTGA
- the rnpA gene encoding ribonuclease P protein component yields the protein MLPTEHRLRRPEDFATAVRRGRRAGRPLLVVHLRSGATDPHAAGETVPPARAGFVVSKAVGGAVTRNTVKRRLRHLMRDRLALLQAGSLVVVRALPGAGDADHAQLARDLDAALQRLLGGGAR from the coding sequence GTGCTGCCTACCGAGCATCGGCTGAGGCGGCCCGAGGACTTCGCGACCGCGGTACGACGGGGACGCCGGGCCGGGCGCCCGCTCCTCGTCGTCCACCTCCGCAGCGGTGCAACGGACCCGCACGCGGCCGGGGAAACCGTTCCCCCGGCGCGTGCGGGTTTCGTCGTGAGCAAAGCTGTGGGCGGAGCCGTGACGCGAAACACAGTGAAACGAAGGCTTCGGCACTTGATGCGGGACCGATTGGCTCTCCTGCAGGCCGGTAGCCTGGTAGTCGTGCGAGCGTTGCCCGGCGCGGGCGACGCGGACCACGCACAGCTGGCCCGAGACCTGGACGCCGCTCTTCAGCGATTGCTGGGAGGGGGTGCGCGATGA
- the rpmH gene encoding 50S ribosomal protein L34: MSKRTFQPNNRRRAKTHGFRLRMRTRAGRAIIASRRGKGRARLSA; this comes from the coding sequence GTGAGCAAGCGCACCTTCCAGCCGAACAACCGTCGCCGCGCGAAGACCCACGGCTTCCGGCTGCGTATGCGCACCCGTGCCGGCCGCGCGATCATCGCGTCCCGCCGTGGCAAGGGTCGCGCGCGCCTGTCGGCCTGA
- the dnaA gene encoding chromosomal replication initiator protein DnaA, producing the protein MADVPADLAAVWPRVLEQLLGEGRGQHSVEAKDEHWIRRCQPLALVADTALLAVPNEFAKGVLEGRLAPVVSDTLSQECGRPIRIAITVDESAGEPPKPSPSPVPPQRYEEPELPPRADQLPTARPAYPEEYERRETGGWPRSADDLAWQQPRLGFPERDPYATSAQQPGRDYHQASPEHSPYEQGRPGYEGERRGYERERSAYTPERSAYEQQHGDYESGRSEYESGRSEYQPARPGYEGRSDYASGAARGERPEPASAGMRGPGMPGAGGPGGPGGVRGGPGGVSLPAPSGAPGPLAAQPAPAPGPGEPTARLNPKYLFDTFVIGASNRFAHAAAVAVAEAPAKAYNPLFIYGESGLGKTHLLHAIGHYARSLYPGTRVRYVSSEEFTNEFINSIRDGKGDSFRKRYREMDILLVDDIQFLADKESTQEEFFHTFNTLHNANKQIVLSSDRPPKQLVTLEDRLRNRFEWGLITDVQPPELETRIAILRKKAVQEQLNAPPEVLEFIASRISRNIRELEGALIRITAFASLNRQPVDLGLTEIVLKDLIPGGEDASPEITTTAIMAATADYFGLTVEDLCGSSRSRVLVTARQIAMYLCRELTDLSLPKIGAQFGGRDHTTVMHADRKIRALMAERRSIYNQVTELTNRIKNG; encoded by the coding sequence GTGGCTGACGTACCTGCAGATCTTGCCGCAGTGTGGCCACGAGTTCTCGAGCAGCTCCTCGGAGAGGGCCGGGGCCAGCACAGCGTCGAGGCGAAGGACGAGCACTGGATCAGGCGCTGCCAGCCCCTGGCGCTGGTGGCCGACACCGCCCTGCTCGCCGTGCCCAACGAATTCGCGAAGGGCGTACTGGAAGGCAGGCTCGCGCCGGTCGTCAGCGACACGCTGAGCCAGGAGTGCGGCCGCCCGATCCGCATCGCGATCACCGTCGACGAGTCCGCGGGGGAGCCCCCGAAGCCGTCCCCGAGTCCCGTACCCCCGCAGCGCTACGAGGAGCCGGAGCTGCCGCCCCGCGCGGACCAGCTCCCCACCGCACGCCCCGCGTACCCGGAGGAGTACGAGCGCCGCGAGACCGGCGGCTGGCCCCGGTCCGCTGACGACCTCGCCTGGCAGCAGCCCCGGCTCGGCTTCCCCGAACGGGACCCGTACGCCACCTCCGCCCAGCAGCCGGGCCGCGACTACCACCAGGCGTCCCCCGAGCACTCCCCGTACGAGCAGGGCCGCCCCGGGTACGAGGGCGAGCGCCGCGGCTACGAGCGGGAGCGCTCCGCGTACACCCCCGAGCGCTCCGCTTACGAGCAGCAGCACGGCGACTACGAGTCAGGGCGTTCCGAGTACGAGTCGGGCCGTTCCGAGTACCAGCCGGCCCGTCCCGGATACGAGGGCAGGTCCGACTACGCCTCGGGCGCCGCTCGTGGCGAGCGGCCCGAGCCGGCGTCCGCGGGGATGCGCGGGCCCGGCATGCCCGGTGCCGGTGGTCCCGGGGGGCCCGGCGGGGTGCGCGGCGGTCCCGGTGGCGTGTCGCTGCCGGCGCCCAGCGGCGCGCCCGGTCCGCTCGCGGCTCAGCCCGCGCCCGCTCCGGGGCCCGGTGAGCCGACGGCCCGGCTGAACCCGAAGTACCTCTTCGACACGTTCGTCATCGGTGCCTCGAACCGTTTCGCGCACGCCGCCGCGGTGGCCGTCGCGGAGGCGCCCGCCAAGGCGTACAACCCGCTGTTCATCTACGGGGAGTCCGGCCTCGGCAAGACGCACCTGCTGCACGCGATCGGGCACTACGCCCGCAGCCTGTACCCGGGCACGCGCGTGCGGTACGTCAGCTCGGAGGAGTTCACCAACGAGTTCATCAACTCCATCCGCGACGGCAAGGGCGACAGCTTCCGCAAGCGCTACCGGGAGATGGACATCCTGCTGGTCGACGACATCCAGTTCCTCGCGGACAAGGAGTCGACGCAGGAGGAGTTCTTCCACACGTTCAACACGCTCCACAACGCGAACAAACAGATCGTGCTGTCCTCGGATCGCCCGCCCAAACAGCTGGTGACCCTGGAGGACCGGCTGCGCAACCGCTTCGAGTGGGGCCTGATCACCGACGTCCAGCCGCCCGAGCTGGAGACCCGGATCGCGATCCTCCGCAAGAAGGCGGTCCAGGAGCAGCTGAACGCTCCGCCGGAGGTGCTGGAGTTCATCGCCTCGCGGATCTCGCGGAACATCCGCGAGCTGGAGGGCGCGCTGATCCGCATCACGGCGTTCGCCTCGCTCAACAGGCAGCCGGTGGACCTCGGCCTCACGGAGATCGTCCTCAAGGACCTCATCCCGGGTGGCGAGGACGCCTCCCCGGAGATCACCACGACCGCGATCATGGCGGCCACGGCGGACTACTTCGGCCTCACGGTCGAGGACCTGTGCGGGTCGTCGCGGAGCCGGGTGCTGGTGACCGCGCGGCAGATCGCGATGTACCTCTGCCGTGAGCTCACGGATCTGTCGCTGCCGAAGATCGGTGCGCAGTTCGGGGGGCGGGACCATACGACGGTGATGCATGCCGATCGGAAGATCCGGGCGTTGATGGCGGAGCGGCGGTCGATCTACAACCAGGTGACGGAGCTGACGAACCGCATCAAGAACGGGTAG
- the dnaN gene encoding DNA polymerase III subunit beta, protein MKIRVERDVLAEAVAWAARSLPARPPAPVLAGLLLKADDGALSLSSFDYEVSARVSVDAEVEEEGTVLVSGRLLADICRALPNRPVEISTDGVRATVVCGSSRFTLHTLPVEEYPSLPQMPSATGIVPGEVFASAAAQVAIAAGRDDTLPVLTGVRVEIEGDTVTLASTDRYRFAVREFLWKPESADASAVALVPAKTLLDTAKALTSGDSVTIALSGSGSGAGEGLIGFEGAGRRTTTRLLEGDLPKYRTLFPTEFNSVAVIETSPFVEAVKRVALVAERNTPVRLSFEQGVLTLEAGSSDDAQAVERVDAKLEGDDISIAFNPTFLLDGLSAIDSPVAQLSFTTSTKPALLGGRAALDAEVDDAYKYLIMPVRLSG, encoded by the coding sequence GTGAAGATCCGGGTGGAACGCGACGTACTCGCGGAGGCAGTGGCCTGGGCGGCGCGCAGCCTCCCGGCCCGTCCGCCGGCGCCTGTCCTCGCCGGCCTCCTGCTGAAGGCCGACGACGGCGCACTCAGCCTCTCCAGCTTCGACTACGAGGTCTCGGCCCGGGTCTCGGTGGACGCCGAGGTCGAGGAGGAGGGCACCGTCCTCGTCTCCGGCCGCCTGCTGGCCGACATCTGCCGCGCCCTCCCCAACCGCCCGGTGGAGATTTCCACAGACGGTGTACGGGCGACCGTGGTCTGCGGCTCCTCCCGCTTCACCCTCCACACCCTGCCTGTGGAGGAGTACCCGTCGCTGCCGCAGATGCCGTCCGCGACCGGCATCGTCCCCGGCGAGGTCTTCGCCTCGGCCGCCGCCCAGGTCGCCATCGCCGCCGGCCGCGACGACACCCTCCCGGTGCTCACGGGCGTCCGCGTCGAGATCGAGGGCGACACCGTCACCCTGGCGTCCACCGACCGCTACCGCTTCGCCGTCCGCGAGTTCCTGTGGAAGCCGGAGTCGGCCGACGCCTCCGCGGTCGCCCTGGTGCCCGCCAAGACGCTCCTGGACACCGCCAAGGCGCTCACGAGCGGCGACAGCGTCACCATCGCCCTGTCCGGCTCCGGCTCCGGCGCCGGGGAGGGCCTGATCGGTTTCGAGGGCGCCGGACGGCGCACCACGACCCGGCTCCTCGAAGGCGACCTCCCCAAGTACCGCACGCTCTTCCCCACGGAGTTCAACTCCGTGGCGGTGATCGAGACCTCCCCCTTCGTGGAGGCCGTCAAGCGCGTCGCCCTGGTGGCCGAGCGGAACACCCCCGTCCGGCTCAGCTTCGAGCAGGGCGTGCTCACCCTGGAGGCCGGTTCCAGCGACGATGCACAGGCTGTGGAAAGGGTCGACGCCAAGCTCGAGGGCGACGACATCTCCATCGCCTTCAACCCGACGTTCCTGCTGGACGGCCTCAGCGCCATCGACTCGCCCGTCGCCCAGCTCTCGTTCACCACGTCCACCAAGCCGGCGCTGCTGGGCGGCAGGGCCGCGCTGGACGCCGAGGTCGACGACGCCTACAAGTACCTGATCATGCCGGTGCGCCTGTCGGGCTGA
- the gnd gene encoding phosphogluconate dehydrogenase (NAD(+)-dependent, decarboxylating) codes for MELGLVGLGKMGGNMRERIRRAGHTVIGYDRNPDVADVGSLEEMVSQLKGPRVVWVMVPAGAPTQATIDELAGLLQPGDVVVDGGNSRWSDDEKHAVELGLKRIGFVDCGVSGGIWGLEQGYALMYGGDEDSVAKVQPIFDALKPEGEFGAVHAGKVGAGHFAKMVHNGIEYAMMQAFAEGWELLEAVHSVTDVREVFRSWQSGTVIRSWLLDLAVKALDDDEHLETLKGYAQDSGEGRWTVEAAIDNAVPLPAITASLFARFASRQEDSPQMKMIAALRNQFGGHQVEKA; via the coding sequence ATGGAGCTCGGTCTCGTCGGCCTCGGCAAGATGGGCGGCAACATGCGCGAGCGCATTCGCCGCGCCGGCCACACCGTCATCGGGTACGACCGCAACCCGGACGTCGCCGATGTCGGCAGCCTGGAAGAGATGGTGTCCCAGCTCAAGGGGCCCAGGGTGGTCTGGGTGATGGTGCCCGCCGGCGCCCCGACGCAGGCGACCATAGACGAGCTGGCAGGGCTCCTGCAGCCCGGTGACGTGGTCGTGGACGGCGGCAACTCCCGCTGGTCGGACGACGAGAAGCACGCCGTCGAGCTCGGCCTCAAGCGCATCGGCTTCGTCGACTGCGGCGTCTCCGGCGGCATCTGGGGCCTGGAGCAGGGCTACGCGCTGATGTACGGCGGCGACGAGGACAGCGTCGCCAAGGTGCAGCCGATCTTCGACGCGCTCAAGCCCGAGGGCGAGTTCGGCGCCGTGCACGCCGGCAAGGTCGGCGCGGGCCACTTCGCCAAGATGGTCCACAACGGCATCGAGTACGCCATGATGCAGGCCTTCGCCGAGGGCTGGGAGCTGCTGGAGGCCGTCCACTCGGTGACCGACGTCCGCGAGGTCTTCCGCTCCTGGCAGTCCGGCACCGTCATCCGCTCCTGGCTGCTCGACCTCGCCGTCAAGGCACTCGACGACGACGAGCACCTGGAGACCCTCAAGGGCTATGCCCAGGACTCAGGCGAGGGCCGGTGGACGGTGGAGGCCGCCATCGACAACGCCGTTCCGCTGCCCGCCATCACCGCGTCGCTCTTCGCGCGCTTCGCCTCCCGCCAGGAGGACTCCCCGCAGATGAAGATGATCGCGGCGCTGCGCAACCAGTTCGGCGGCCACCAGGTCGAGAAGGCCTGA
- the recF gene encoding DNA replication/repair protein RecF (All proteins in this family for which functions are known are DNA-binding proteins that assist the filamentation of RecA onto DNA for the initiation of recombination or recombinational repair.): protein MHLTHLSLADFRSYPAVDVPLEPGVTAFVGPNGQGKTNLVEAVGYLATLGSHRVASDAPLVRMGAERAVIRAAVRQGERQQLIELELNPGKANRARINRSSQVRPRDVLGIVRTVLFAPEDLALVKGDPGERRRFLDELVTARAPRMAGVRADYERVLKQRNTLLKSAALARRHGGRTGAPPGRAGSSLGADLSTLDVWDQHLARAGAELLAQRLALIAALQPLADKAYEQLAPGGGPVALEYKPSAPGEGETREELFEQLMAALTQARKQEIERGVTLAGPHRDDLVLRLGRLPAKGYASHGESWSCALALRLASYDLLRTEDPWAPGPGPRQPAHGPDPDAVQAPPDAPPAPGRPAPPGATPAETGTDTAALAAGPPDDRTRTPEPPARRAGEPVLVLDDVFAELDARRRERLAELVAPGEQVLVTAAVDDDVPAVLAGRRYTVSDGRVERV from the coding sequence ATGCACCTCACGCATCTCTCGCTCGCCGACTTCCGCTCGTACCCGGCGGTCGACGTGCCGCTCGAACCGGGCGTCACCGCCTTCGTCGGCCCCAACGGCCAGGGCAAGACCAACCTCGTCGAGGCCGTCGGCTACCTGGCCACGCTCGGCAGCCACCGGGTCGCCTCGGACGCGCCGCTGGTCCGCATGGGCGCGGAGCGCGCCGTCATCCGGGCCGCGGTCCGCCAGGGCGAGCGCCAGCAGCTGATCGAGCTCGAACTCAACCCCGGCAAGGCCAACCGCGCCCGGATCAACAGGTCGTCGCAGGTCAGGCCCCGTGATGTGCTGGGCATCGTCCGGACGGTGCTGTTCGCGCCGGAGGACCTGGCGCTGGTGAAGGGCGACCCCGGCGAGCGCCGCCGGTTCCTCGACGAGCTGGTCACGGCGCGCGCGCCGCGCATGGCGGGGGTGCGCGCCGACTACGAGCGCGTGCTCAAGCAGCGCAACACCCTGCTGAAGTCCGCAGCGCTCGCCCGCAGGCACGGCGGGCGGACGGGGGCACCTCCCGGGCGAGCGGGTTCGAGCCTGGGGGCGGACCTGTCGACGCTGGACGTCTGGGACCAGCACCTCGCGCGCGCGGGCGCCGAGCTGCTGGCGCAGCGGCTCGCCCTGATCGCCGCGCTGCAGCCCCTCGCGGACAAGGCGTACGAGCAACTGGCGCCCGGCGGCGGCCCGGTCGCCCTGGAGTACAAGCCGTCCGCGCCCGGCGAGGGAGAGACCCGCGAGGAGCTCTTCGAGCAGCTGATGGCGGCCCTCACGCAGGCGCGCAAGCAGGAGATCGAGCGGGGCGTGACGCTGGCGGGCCCGCACCGCGACGACCTGGTGCTCAGGCTGGGCCGGCTGCCCGCGAAGGGCTATGCGAGCCACGGAGAGTCCTGGTCCTGCGCGCTGGCGCTCCGCCTGGCGTCGTACGACCTGCTGCGCACCGAGGACCCCTGGGCGCCGGGGCCGGGACCCCGGCAGCCCGCGCACGGACCGGACCCGGACGCCGTGCAGGCGCCCCCGGACGCGCCCCCGGCCCCCGGCCGCCCCGCCCCGCCGGGCGCCACCCCGGCCGAGACCGGGACCGACACCGCCGCCCTGGCCGCCGGCCCTCCCGACGACCGCACCCGGACCCCCGAGCCGCCCGCCCGCCGCGCCGGCGAACCGGTCCTGGTGCTCGACGACGTCTTCGCCGAACTGGACGCCCGCCGCCGCGAACGCCTGGCGGAGCTGGTCGCCCCGGGCGAGCAGGTGCTGGTCACCGCCGCGGTGGACGACGACGTCCCGGCCGTCCTCGCGGGCCGGCGGTACACGGTGAGCGACGGGAGGGTGGAGCGCGTATGA
- a CDS encoding DUF721 domain-containing protein — protein MSDVTPQPGASGEGAFGGGRLPGQGAPGLPAGDPAAAASPGPDEPPAPTGVDLARVALRAAKEEARARGALVQQKRQARRGGLRSGARADGRDPVPLSSAINRLIADQAWETPAAVGGVMGRWPQIVGEDLAHHCEPLSYDEAPDQRVLTVQCDSTAWATQVRLLAPQLLARLNADLGQGTVQRIKVLGPHAPARRFGPLRAPGSVGPRDTYG, from the coding sequence ATGAGCGACGTCACACCGCAGCCGGGAGCGTCCGGCGAGGGCGCCTTCGGCGGCGGACGGCTCCCCGGCCAGGGTGCCCCCGGCCTGCCCGCCGGGGACCCGGCGGCCGCCGCCTCGCCCGGCCCCGACGAACCCCCCGCCCCCACCGGCGTCGACCTCGCCCGCGTCGCCCTGCGGGCCGCGAAGGAAGAGGCACGCGCGCGTGGCGCCCTCGTCCAGCAGAAGCGGCAGGCGCGCAGGGGCGGGCTGAGGTCCGGAGCGCGCGCCGACGGCCGGGACCCCGTGCCGCTGTCGTCCGCCATCAACAGGCTCATCGCCGACCAGGCCTGGGAGACCCCGGCCGCGGTGGGCGGCGTCATGGGCCGCTGGCCGCAGATCGTCGGCGAGGACCTGGCGCACCACTGCGAACCCCTCTCCTATGACGAGGCCCCCGACCAGCGGGTGCTCACCGTCCAGTGCGACTCCACGGCCTGGGCGACACAGGTGCGGCTGCTGGCGCCGCAGCTCCTCGCGCGCCTCAACGCCGACCTGGGACAGGGCACTGTCCAGCGCATCAAGGTGCTCGGACCGCACGCGCCTGCGCGCCGTTTCGGACCTCTGCGCGCCCCCGGCAGCGTTGGCCCGCGCGACACCTATGGGTGA
- the gyrB gene encoding DNA topoisomerase (ATP-hydrolyzing) subunit B yields the protein MLCQKGRFVADSGNPIENIPPTTADGDSAEARVGVPETSSDASQAAAGTAGSAEPGGSTAYDASAITVLEGLDAVRKRPGMYIGSTGERGLHHLVTEVVDNSVDEALAGFADTIDVTVLPDGGVRVVDNGRGIPVGIVPSEKKPAVEVVMTVLHAGGKFGGGGYAVSGGLHGVGVSVVNALSTKVSVEVRTDGYRWTQDYKLGVPTAPLQRNEATAETGTSVTFWADPDIFETTDYSFETLSRRFQEMAFLNKGLKINLTDERESAKATSGADAGEAVDETAAEARSVTYYYEGGIVDFVKYLNSRKGEVIHETVIDIDSEDRERMLSVEVAMQWNSGYSEGVYSFANTIHTHEGGTHEEGFRAALTGLINRYARDKKLLREKDDNLTGDDIREGLTAIISVKLGEPQFEGQTKTKLGNTEAKTFVQKVVHEHLSDWLDRNPNEASDIIRKGIQAATARVAARKARDLTRRKGLLETASLPGKLSDCQSNDPSKCEIFIVEGDSAGGSAKSGRNPQYQAILPIRGKILNVEKARVDKILLNQEIQALISAFGTGVHEDFDIERLRYHKIILMADADVDGQHINTLLLTFLFRFMRPLVEAGHVFLSRPPLYKIKWGRDDFEYAYSDRERDALIELGRQHGKRTREDSVQRFKGLGEMNAEELRITTMDQEHRVLGQVTLDDAAQADDLFSVLMGEDVEARRQFIQRNAKDVRFLDI from the coding sequence GTGCTGTGCCAGAAAGGGCGCTTCGTGGCCGATTCCGGCAACCCCATCGAGAACATCCCGCCCACCACCGCCGACGGCGACTCCGCCGAGGCCCGAGTGGGCGTTCCAGAGACCTCCTCGGACGCCTCGCAGGCCGCGGCCGGGACCGCGGGGTCGGCGGAGCCCGGGGGCTCCACCGCGTACGACGCCAGCGCGATCACGGTCCTGGAAGGTCTTGACGCGGTCCGCAAGCGGCCCGGCATGTACATCGGCTCCACCGGCGAGCGCGGCCTGCACCACCTCGTCACCGAGGTCGTCGACAACTCCGTCGACGAGGCCCTCGCGGGCTTCGCCGACACCATCGACGTCACGGTCCTGCCCGACGGCGGCGTGCGCGTGGTGGACAACGGCCGAGGCATCCCGGTGGGCATCGTGCCGTCCGAGAAGAAGCCGGCCGTCGAGGTCGTGATGACGGTGCTGCACGCGGGCGGCAAGTTCGGCGGCGGCGGATACGCCGTCTCCGGCGGCCTGCACGGCGTCGGCGTCTCCGTGGTGAACGCCCTGTCGACCAAGGTCAGCGTCGAGGTCAGGACCGACGGCTACCGCTGGACGCAGGACTACAAGCTCGGCGTCCCCACCGCCCCCCTCCAGCGCAACGAGGCCACGGCCGAGACCGGCACCTCGGTCACCTTCTGGGCCGACCCGGACATCTTCGAGACCACGGACTACTCGTTCGAGACGCTCTCCCGGCGCTTCCAGGAGATGGCGTTCCTCAACAAGGGCCTCAAGATCAACCTCACGGACGAGCGCGAGTCCGCGAAGGCCACCAGCGGCGCGGACGCCGGCGAGGCGGTCGACGAGACCGCCGCCGAGGCCCGCTCGGTGACGTACTACTACGAGGGCGGCATCGTCGACTTCGTGAAGTACCTCAACTCCCGCAAGGGAGAGGTGATCCACGAGACCGTCATCGACATCGACTCCGAGGACCGGGAGCGGATGCTCTCCGTCGAGGTCGCGATGCAGTGGAACAGCGGCTACAGCGAGGGCGTGTACTCGTTCGCCAACACGATCCACACCCACGAGGGCGGTACGCACGAGGAGGGCTTCAGGGCCGCGCTGACGGGCCTGATCAACCGCTACGCGCGCGACAAGAAGCTGCTCCGCGAGAAGGACGACAACCTCACCGGCGACGACATCCGCGAGGGCCTGACCGCGATCATCTCGGTCAAGCTGGGCGAGCCGCAGTTCGAGGGCCAGACGAAGACCAAGCTGGGCAACACCGAGGCGAAGACCTTCGTCCAGAAGGTCGTCCACGAGCACCTCAGCGACTGGCTGGACCGCAACCCCAACGAGGCCTCGGACATCATCCGCAAGGGCATCCAGGCCGCCACCGCGCGCGTGGCCGCGCGCAAGGCGCGCGACCTGACCCGCCGCAAGGGCCTGCTGGAGACCGCGTCGCTGCCGGGCAAGCTCTCCGACTGCCAGTCGAACGACCCGTCCAAGTGCGAGATCTTCATCGTCGAGGGCGACTCCGCCGGCGGCTCGGCCAAGTCCGGCCGGAACCCGCAGTACCAGGCCATCCTGCCCATCCGCGGCAAGATCCTGAACGTGGAGAAGGCCCGCGTCGACAAGATCCTGCTGAACCAGGAGATCCAGGCCCTGATCTCGGCCTTCGGCACCGGGGTGCACGAGGACTTCGACATCGAGCGGCTCCGCTACCACAAGATCATCCTGATGGCGGACGCCGACGTCGACGGCCAGCACATCAACACCCTGCTGCTGACCTTCCTCTTCCGCTTCATGCGGCCGCTGGTCGAGGCAGGCCACGTGTTCCTGTCCCGGCCGCCCCTGTACAAGATCAAGTGGGGCCGCGACGACTTCGAGTACGCGTACTCGGACCGCGAGCGCGACGCCCTGATCGAGCTCGGCCGCCAGCACGGCAAGCGCACCAGGGAGGACTCCGTCCAGCGCTTCAAGGGCCTCGGCGAGATGAACGCCGAGGAGCTGCGCATCACCACCATGGACCAGGAGCACCGCGTCCTCGGCCAGGTCACCCTCGACGACGCCGCGCAGGCCGACGACCTCTTCTCCGTGCTGATGGGCGAGGACGTCGAGGCCCGCCGCCAGTTCATCCAGCGCAACGCCAAGGACGTCCGCTTCCTCGACATCTGA